Proteins co-encoded in one Candidatus Neomarinimicrobiota bacterium genomic window:
- a CDS encoding family 20 glycosylhydrolase, whose translation MKIVTKETIVLLTIMQVFLACSTPRAPKTESMDMNIIPKPQHILEQKGEFVFAQTTTVWISDGIASKAFFTDYLKSMIPNLGVGKQGAADIEIDLIQDANLPEEGYHFQVSSQGVSITAQDDPGIFYGMQTLRQLLPPSIEQGVATLVGHKIQAVNIEDYPRFGWRGMHLDVSRHFFPLEFVKKYIDMIALHKMNVFHWHLSDDHGWRLEIKRYPKLSEISAWRVDRNDEDWRHWTPIKEGEKSTYGGFYTQEEVRQIVAYAAARQITIVPEIEMPGHSSEIFAAYPELSCKGEVLPVRPASYWPIEDIFCAGNDSVFVFLENILDEVVDLFPGRYIHIGGDEARKTYWKTCEKCQNRIKTEGLADEDELQSWFIQKMETFIISKGKQLIGWDEILEGGLAPGATVMSWRGVKGGVAAAKAGHDVIMTPTSHVYFDYYQGDPKTEPQAIGGYTTLKKVYDYEPIPEALNAEEAKFVLGSQANLWTEFIKTTSHAEYMVLPRMTALSEVLWSAKDQRDWPGFQKRLQSLLPRFETLGWNYSPGTFLVDIVPGRPLQKDEVEVQLIAEQTKYDVRYTLDGRDPDESSLLYTGKLVIRQDAKIRAGIFDGPTSMGRIAERDFSFHKALGSSTSYMMKYHVRYTGGGDQGLVDGILGSDNSKDGTWQGFEGNDLELILDLGESKEIFRTEVNFLQSTKAWIFMPEYLEVSFSPDGEIWRVIQRVENEVSDNSEDVSINRLTADFPTETTRYIRVLAKNRGVCPEWHPGAGEKSWIFCDEVMVR comes from the coding sequence ATGAAAATTGTTACCAAAGAGACGATTGTATTATTGACAATCATGCAGGTCTTTCTGGCCTGTTCAACTCCACGAGCACCAAAAACTGAAAGTATGGATATGAACATTATACCCAAGCCACAACACATACTGGAACAGAAGGGTGAGTTTGTTTTTGCTCAGACCACAACCGTTTGGATTTCTGATGGGATTGCCAGCAAGGCATTTTTTACAGATTATTTAAAGTCAATGATTCCCAACCTGGGTGTTGGTAAGCAGGGAGCTGCAGATATTGAAATTGATCTCATCCAGGATGCCAACTTGCCGGAAGAAGGCTATCATTTTCAAGTGAGTAGTCAAGGAGTCAGCATCACGGCCCAGGATGACCCTGGCATATTCTACGGCATGCAGACATTGCGTCAACTTTTACCACCGTCTATTGAACAGGGTGTTGCAACCCTGGTGGGTCATAAAATTCAAGCCGTCAATATTGAAGATTATCCCAGGTTTGGATGGCGGGGCATGCATCTGGATGTCTCACGTCATTTTTTCCCTCTGGAATTTGTAAAAAAATATATCGACATGATCGCCCTCCATAAAATGAATGTATTTCATTGGCATCTTTCTGATGATCACGGCTGGAGACTTGAGATAAAGCGTTACCCGAAGTTATCTGAAATTTCAGCCTGGCGTGTTGATCGGAATGATGAAGACTGGCGGCATTGGACGCCCATCAAAGAAGGTGAAAAAAGTACCTATGGCGGATTCTATACTCAGGAGGAAGTCAGACAGATTGTGGCTTATGCCGCTGCAAGACAGATCACCATTGTCCCTGAGATTGAAATGCCTGGACATTCCTCTGAGATATTTGCGGCTTATCCTGAATTGTCGTGCAAGGGAGAGGTCCTGCCAGTACGTCCAGCCAGCTACTGGCCCATAGAAGACATTTTTTGCGCAGGTAATGATTCGGTCTTTGTATTCCTTGAAAATATCCTGGATGAAGTCGTGGATTTATTCCCGGGAAGGTATATTCACATTGGGGGCGATGAGGCTCGAAAAACATATTGGAAAACTTGTGAGAAATGTCAGAACCGGATCAAAACTGAGGGTCTGGCCGATGAGGATGAATTGCAAAGCTGGTTTATCCAGAAAATGGAGACATTCATCATCTCAAAGGGTAAACAGCTGATTGGATGGGATGAGATTCTTGAAGGTGGATTGGCTCCAGGGGCAACGGTAATGTCCTGGAGGGGTGTAAAGGGAGGCGTGGCTGCTGCCAAGGCAGGTCATGATGTTATCATGACGCCGACTTCCCATGTATACTTTGACTATTACCAGGGTGACCCTAAAACCGAACCTCAGGCTATTGGCGGATACACAACTCTCAAAAAAGTGTATGACTATGAACCCATTCCAGAAGCATTAAATGCTGAGGAAGCGAAATTTGTATTGGGATCCCAGGCTAATTTGTGGACGGAGTTCATCAAGACCACCTCACACGCAGAATATATGGTGCTCCCGAGAATGACTGCATTATCAGAGGTGCTATGGTCTGCAAAAGATCAGCGGGATTGGCCTGGCTTTCAAAAACGGCTGCAAAGTTTATTGCCTCGATTCGAGACACTGGGGTGGAACTACAGTCCAGGCACCTTTCTGGTAGATATTGTACCAGGACGGCCTCTGCAAAAGGATGAAGTGGAAGTCCAGTTAATTGCGGAACAAACAAAGTACGATGTTCGCTATACTCTTGATGGTAGGGACCCTGATGAGAGCTCCCTGTTATACACAGGTAAGTTGGTCATCAGGCAGGATGCTAAAATTCGAGCCGGGATTTTTGATGGTCCCACAAGCATGGGGCGCATTGCAGAAAGAGATTTCTCCTTTCACAAAGCTCTGGGCAGCAGCACGTCATATATGATGAAATATCATGTACGCTACACGGGTGGTGGCGATCAGGGTCTGGTTGATGGAATTCTGGGGTCGGATAACTCAAAGGATGGTACCTGGCAGGGTTTTGAAGGAAATGACCTGGAACTCATTCTTGACCTGGGAGAGAGCAAAGAAATCTTTCGGACTGAAGTGAATTTTCTGCAATCAACCAAAGCCTGGATATTTATGCCTGAGTATCTGGAGGTAAGTTTTTCACCGGATGGTGAGATATGGAGAGTTATCCAACGAGTTGAAAATGAGGTGTCTGATAATAGCGAGGATGTTTCTATCAATCGATTGACTGCCGATTTTCCAACAGAGACAACACGTTATATCCGAGTTCTGGCTAAAAATCGAGGGGTATGTCCAGAATGGCATCCAGGAGCTGGTGAGAAATCCTGGATATTCTGTGATGAAGTGATGGTCCGCTAG
- a CDS encoding helix-turn-helix transcriptional regulator has product MAFCSIRNNMRKLRFNRGEMTQQELAKNIGVSRQTIIAIEARKYSPTLELAFKIAGVFQVPLEEIFQYEPEKS; this is encoded by the coding sequence ATGGCTTTTTGCAGCATTCGAAACAATATGCGAAAGCTAAGATTCAATCGTGGTGAAATGACCCAGCAGGAACTTGCCAAAAACATCGGGGTGTCCAGACAGACGATAATTGCCATCGAAGCCCGGAAATACTCGCCCACCCTGGAGTTGGCTTTTAAGATTGCAGGGGTGTTTCAAGTCCCACTGGAAGAGATTTTCCAGTATGAACCAGAGAAATCCTAA
- a CDS encoding GNAT family N-acetyltransferase encodes MTIRIAQLHDLEPCVAIDAPNFNIFDREKRRKHFLHMIPRKMMLVLEMDSRIVGYATFDSDWFGCTFLKLVVTDHAYRRRGLATKLLQHIEFNHCPSGKLFSSTEVDNEPSIQMHKQYGFIESGWLDNLPQPHREIFYFKPTA; translated from the coding sequence ATGACAATCCGAATTGCACAGCTACATGATCTTGAACCCTGCGTTGCCATTGACGCTCCAAATTTCAATATCTTTGATCGTGAAAAACGGCGAAAACATTTTCTTCATATGATCCCCAGAAAAATGATGCTGGTCCTGGAAATGGATTCCAGAATTGTTGGCTATGCCACCTTTGACTCAGATTGGTTTGGCTGCACTTTCCTCAAATTGGTTGTCACCGACCATGCCTATCGTCGACGAGGTCTGGCCACAAAGCTCCTCCAGCATATTGAATTCAATCACTGCCCTTCAGGAAAACTCTTCAGTTCTACTGAAGTGGATAATGAGCCCTCAATTCAAATGCACAAGCAGTATGGATTCATTGAAAGTGGCTGGCTTGACAACTTGCCACAACCCCACCGAGAGATTTTCTACTTTAAACCAACTGCATAA
- the buk gene encoding butyrate kinase yields MLNRGHILIINPGSTSTKLAIYSFDTVKEQVLIVDESIVVHSGLEGSTTEQLDTRYEDVDRFLASTKIEVQIIMARGAPLHPLQGGSYEVNDLMLDDLRTNKYSHHASNLAALIGERIGKKYNKPVFITDPITSDEFEPIARISGVPGIQRKSRSHALNIKASLRKLCVRLDKDYEESSWVVCHMGGGISVAAVRNGHIIDVNDALLGMGPFSPERAGALPTSGILDLVFEANYDRSSIEDLLSKESGLKGYLGTADLQQVEQKIQIGDAEADLIFQAMVYQMAKEIAAMASVLKFELDGILLTGGMANSQLLCDSISERVQALTEIFVEPGENEMEALASAGLRILSGTEEVKHYTRE; encoded by the coding sequence ATGCTTAACCGAGGTCACATCCTGATCATCAATCCTGGCTCCACATCTACAAAACTGGCAATCTACAGTTTTGACACCGTGAAAGAGCAAGTCCTTATAGTGGATGAATCCATAGTGGTTCATTCCGGTTTGGAGGGAAGCACTACTGAGCAATTGGATACACGTTATGAGGATGTAGATCGTTTTCTTGCGTCAACAAAGATTGAGGTTCAAATCATCATGGCCAGAGGGGCCCCCTTGCATCCCCTTCAAGGCGGTAGTTATGAAGTCAATGATCTCATGCTTGATGATCTCAGGACGAACAAATATTCTCACCATGCCAGCAATCTCGCCGCCCTCATTGGTGAGCGAATCGGCAAAAAGTATAATAAGCCGGTCTTTATCACCGATCCAATCACATCAGATGAATTCGAGCCTATTGCGCGAATTTCAGGGGTGCCAGGTATTCAGCGGAAATCTCGCAGCCATGCTCTTAACATTAAAGCCAGTTTGAGAAAACTTTGTGTACGCCTGGACAAGGACTATGAGGAGAGTTCCTGGGTCGTCTGTCATATGGGGGGTGGAATCTCAGTTGCAGCAGTGCGCAATGGCCACATAATTGATGTCAATGATGCCCTCCTAGGTATGGGACCGTTTAGCCCGGAGCGAGCCGGGGCACTGCCCACCTCAGGGATTTTGGATCTGGTATTTGAGGCAAATTATGACCGCTCCTCGATTGAGGATTTACTCTCAAAAGAGAGCGGTTTAAAAGGGTATCTCGGTACCGCTGATCTCCAGCAAGTTGAGCAAAAAATTCAGATCGGTGATGCTGAGGCAGATCTCATTTTTCAAGCCATGGTATATCAGATGGCCAAAGAAATAGCCGCCATGGCTTCTGTGCTAAAATTTGAGTTGGATGGGATTCTGCTTACTGGCGGAATGGCAAATTCTCAACTGTTGTGCGATTCTATCTCTGAGCGTGTCCAGGCACTTACTGAAATATTCGTTGAGCCCGGGGAGAATGAAATGGAAGCATTGGCCTCAGCCGGACTCCGGATCTTATCAGGCACAGAAGAAGTAAAGCACTACACCCGAGAGTAG
- a CDS encoding alpha/beta hydrolase gives MSIQSTFYRSLSVISILVILSSCGGGTPGTSGTPDTSHRAIGDIPILDVQLFGEGTEITAAGHHLMELPLGVIELRDGEQTNDSVLVMAVHGYDSRGYEWITGLKNLAGHYGSVFFFRYDWEQCPDQIAENFTTEIKKLEKLGNYQEVVIFAHSYGGMVVTYAASGLGKLKTDIHVIAAPLSGFPKLLDECEKLSYDVGDKLIYPEWNKSVRLIQHKTVHAQDGAFRDLASDPQEVDLPFYQSHELPPTMDGHRLGHNWSVTWVLDKHVGKPHRL, from the coding sequence ATGTCCATTCAATCAACATTTTACCGATCATTAAGCGTAATCAGCATCCTGGTAATTCTGTCATCCTGCGGAGGAGGCACGCCAGGAACTTCAGGGACACCTGATACGTCTCATAGAGCTATCGGCGACATCCCAATCCTTGATGTACAACTTTTTGGTGAGGGAACTGAAATAACAGCTGCCGGACATCACCTCATGGAGCTGCCACTGGGGGTCATCGAATTAAGAGATGGTGAGCAGACAAATGACAGTGTTTTGGTCATGGCTGTTCATGGATATGACTCAAGGGGTTATGAGTGGATTACTGGCTTAAAAAATCTGGCGGGTCATTATGGGTCCGTATTCTTTTTCAGATATGATTGGGAACAATGTCCTGACCAGATAGCAGAGAATTTTACCACTGAGATAAAAAAATTGGAGAAGCTGGGAAATTACCAGGAAGTGGTCATTTTTGCTCACTCATACGGAGGGATGGTGGTGACATATGCAGCCTCTGGACTTGGGAAGCTAAAGACCGATATCCATGTTATTGCAGCGCCATTGAGCGGTTTTCCAAAACTACTGGATGAATGTGAAAAATTGAGCTATGATGTTGGCGATAAGCTGATATACCCTGAGTGGAATAAATCGGTTCGTCTCATTCAACATAAAACCGTCCATGCCCAGGATGGAGCATTCAGAGATTTGGCCAGTGATCCCCAGGAAGTGGATTTGCCATTTTATCAATCTCATGAATTGCCGCCTACCATGGATGGACATCGCCTGGGTCACAATTGGTCGGTTACATGGGTTCTGGATAAACATGTGGGTAAACCCCATCGTCTCTAG
- a CDS encoding HNH endonuclease: MDDRALRTAAFDWIQNQTSKYGPILKRRPLLEQGFQIGSLRIPLLGASGIFKPKAASYPLSITTTPDSPYTDTISEFEILEYRYRGTNPNFWDNVALKQAMVDQVPLIYFHGVAKNRYLANWPVFIIGANDNTLTFEVSLAESVSLVGDIDEYQISEDISIQKAYKQQLIKQRIHQHKFRERVLEAYRTSCAVCNLKHRELLDAAHIVPDSEPNSIETVSNGLSLCKLHHAAFDSLFIGISPDYKIYIRGDILSETDGPVLQHGLKNLHNQNLRIPRRRALKPNPDFLDWRFSKFRSAG; this comes from the coding sequence TTGGATGATCGTGCATTAAGAACAGCCGCATTCGACTGGATTCAGAATCAGACTTCAAAATATGGTCCAATCCTGAAACGGAGGCCATTGCTGGAACAGGGTTTTCAGATTGGGAGCTTAAGAATACCTCTACTTGGCGCTTCTGGTATTTTCAAACCCAAAGCAGCAAGCTATCCACTTTCCATCACTACAACTCCTGATAGTCCATACACAGACACAATCTCTGAGTTTGAGATCTTAGAGTATAGATATCGTGGGACAAATCCTAACTTCTGGGATAATGTTGCCTTAAAGCAAGCAATGGTGGATCAAGTACCCCTCATATACTTTCATGGTGTCGCGAAGAACAGATATTTAGCAAATTGGCCCGTTTTTATCATTGGAGCGAACGATAATACGCTAACTTTTGAAGTCTCCCTTGCTGAGAGTGTATCACTTGTCGGAGATATTGATGAATATCAAATAAGTGAAGACATCAGTATTCAAAAAGCTTACAAACAACAACTAATCAAGCAGCGGATTCATCAGCATAAGTTTCGTGAGAGGGTGTTGGAAGCATACAGGACAAGTTGTGCGGTGTGCAACCTGAAACATCGTGAGTTGCTCGATGCAGCACATATTGTACCAGATAGTGAACCAAACAGCATCGAAACTGTTTCAAACGGACTATCCCTCTGTAAGTTACACCATGCTGCTTTCGATTCACTTTTCATCGGAATTTCTCCGGATTATAAGATTTACATAAGGGGGGATATCCTGAGTGAGACAGATGGTCCAGTTCTCCAGCATGGACTAAAGAATCTTCATAATCAGAACCTCCGAATCCCACGGCGGAGAGCTCTGAAACCAAATCCAGACTTCCTAGATTGGAGGTTCTCTAAGTTTAGAAGTGCCGGCTAA
- a CDS encoding M55 family metallopeptidase: MKIYISADIEGITGIGHWNETDKAFPNEYSWFQKQLTSEVAAAAEAAIAGGATEILIKDAHDSGRNLILDELPELCKVVRGWAGHPLSMVQEVDQSFDAIMFVGYHSRAGQNTNTLAHTMSSARIARMTLNSKDMSEFYLHGLAASYYGVPSIFVSGDEGLCQEVAEHNPSIETVATIRGEGSSVISQHPIQSLRMINAGVTKAMDGDFSQGLLPIPEKLEFSIEFKKHQEAYRAAFYPGAYLINPVTVGFKTEDYFEIMRFNLFAY, from the coding sequence ATGAAGATTTACATTTCTGCAGATATTGAAGGTATCACCGGCATTGGACACTGGAACGAAACCGATAAAGCCTTCCCCAATGAATATTCCTGGTTTCAAAAACAATTGACATCAGAAGTTGCAGCAGCCGCGGAAGCTGCCATTGCAGGCGGTGCCACCGAAATTCTTATCAAAGATGCCCATGATTCTGGAAGAAATCTTATCCTGGATGAATTGCCTGAGCTCTGTAAAGTTGTACGGGGTTGGGCCGGTCATCCCTTGTCCATGGTTCAAGAAGTAGATCAAAGTTTTGATGCTATTATGTTTGTTGGATATCATTCTCGAGCAGGACAAAACACGAATACCCTGGCGCATACCATGTCTTCAGCTAGAATTGCCAGAATGACCCTCAATAGTAAGGATATGTCAGAATTCTATCTACACGGCCTGGCAGCCTCCTACTATGGAGTGCCCTCAATTTTCGTCTCAGGAGATGAAGGTCTGTGCCAGGAAGTTGCAGAGCACAACCCCAGCATTGAGACAGTGGCCACTATCCGTGGTGAAGGCAGCTCAGTCATCTCGCAACATCCAATTCAATCTTTGAGGATGATAAATGCAGGGGTGACCAAGGCCATGGATGGCGACTTCTCCCAAGGTTTACTTCCCATCCCGGAAAAACTTGAATTCTCAATAGAGTTTAAAAAACACCAGGAGGCATATCGTGCCGCGTTTTATCCTGGAGCTTATCTCATTAACCCAGTTACAGTAGGATTTAAAACTGAGGATTATTTTGAGATTATGAGATTTAATCTTTTTGCCTATTAG
- a CDS encoding phosphatase PAP2 family protein codes for MEWVLSVRAEWLTPLMKIFTFLGDEEFFLLFLPLTYWLWRKQVMGRVGMVLLFTFVLNAVIKGIFQIPRPEVIEHLVHADDWSFPSGHSQGAMVLWGWLAYELKDRRAYIIAAILIAGVGFSRIYLGVHFPIDVLGGFLIGFITLYIYSWILKLSPPGWKRLGPTRQSLIIFVLLMGLFMLVPELSEVAIKGGAAFIGFLAGYLHEKKYLSCSLKPGMNLVISKLVLGLVGIVLIWMGLKQVFLSIGYTTDMAMFIRYTLLGGWISFGAPILFCQFGWNEGK; via the coding sequence ATGGAGTGGGTTTTATCAGTACGTGCTGAATGGCTAACGCCTCTAATGAAAATTTTCACATTTCTTGGCGATGAAGAATTTTTCCTCCTGTTTCTGCCCCTGACTTACTGGTTGTGGAGAAAACAAGTCATGGGTCGAGTAGGTATGGTCTTGCTTTTTACATTTGTTCTAAATGCAGTCATTAAAGGTATTTTTCAGATACCGAGACCCGAGGTAATTGAGCATCTCGTCCACGCCGATGACTGGTCCTTTCCCAGTGGTCATTCTCAGGGCGCTATGGTGTTGTGGGGGTGGCTGGCCTATGAGCTGAAGGACAGACGTGCCTATATCATTGCTGCCATTCTCATCGCTGGAGTGGGTTTCTCCAGGATTTATCTTGGTGTACATTTCCCAATAGATGTTCTTGGTGGGTTCCTGATTGGATTTATAACCTTATATATCTATTCCTGGATATTGAAGTTATCACCTCCAGGCTGGAAGCGTCTCGGTCCTACTCGGCAGAGTCTGATCATTTTTGTCCTTCTCATGGGGCTGTTCATGCTGGTCCCGGAGCTATCAGAAGTGGCTATCAAGGGCGGGGCTGCATTTATTGGGTTTTTAGCTGGGTACCTTCATGAGAAGAAATATCTGTCTTGTAGTTTAAAGCCTGGTATGAACCTGGTCATCTCCAAGCTGGTCCTGGGTCTGGTGGGTATTGTCTTGATCTGGATGGGTCTGAAACAGGTGTTCCTTTCCATCGGTTACACGACAGATATGGCTATGTTTATTCGATATACACTTCTGGGTGGCTGGATTAGTTTTGGCGCTCCCATTCTGTTTTGCCAATTTGGGTGGAATGAGGGGAAGTGA
- a CDS encoding T9SS type A sorting domain-containing protein — MRTLLASISFMLMTTLAFGQLFINEIDYDQTGTDTGEFLEIAGPAGTYQNVTLDHYNGNGGALIWSFDLPTFTLSDEASGYGFYVFGVAGVPNVDYEFSGSIQNGAPDGMVLKVNGSIVDAIAWEGEMNDPDGNAMESLEGDFSGIDSSASRIGVDGSPWEYGPFSPGAINTNQTFDPTVNYPPSANAGPDQSVESGANVTLDGTASADADGTIASYLWEQTSGSTVTLTGATTASASFVVPTVTETTSWGFSLTVTDDDGATDTDEVVISVQISASMTILEARGQALGTLITITGLVNSVNFSSSGSEYTVEDATAGIDMYFSGGVLDLGLGDEITVTGETAEYSGKYEIIPATSGDIVVNSTGNTLPDPQVITAAELASNGENYESELIQINAVSNAGTGESWPASGANANVDISDASGSTVMRIDKETEIDGSSEPVWPMDVIGVVSEFNGTYQILPRLLSDFISDIVTPSFSNETHSPEFATSASEITITIDIVPGDETQSISSAVIMYGTDGTLLNESEMWLDNGNTWMGIIPAQAANTFLEYEIIATTNDGSQFDSWTYELAIASSQITTIASIQANPVIGEVVTVEGVLTIGSGLLQSGLTKAYIQDASGRGINLFHYDELALNRGDMIKAVGVVDVYLSTVEIKDFSYQLISTGNALPNPVTLTPGEANETEYEGTWLKITGTVTDTWSAGGGQNVLVGDGSDTCVVRIWETTGVDVTPLTVGTEWSFLGVESQYNSVFQLLVAYDADIISTSDIDVIDTKPSQFALNPAYPNPFNPSTTLSWNLDSTSEVMLRVMDVKGREVARLTEGNSGPGQFSMSWDASELSSGVYFIQLITPGESAIQKVMLLK; from the coding sequence ATGAGAACATTACTTGCGTCTATCAGCTTTATGCTGATGACCACCCTGGCATTTGGACAACTCTTTATTAATGAGATCGATTATGATCAGACCGGAACTGATACTGGCGAATTTTTAGAGATCGCTGGACCAGCAGGGACCTATCAAAATGTAACTCTTGACCATTACAATGGAAACGGTGGAGCGCTGATATGGTCGTTTGATCTTCCTACATTTACCCTTAGTGATGAAGCTTCAGGATATGGTTTTTATGTCTTCGGTGTTGCCGGTGTCCCAAATGTAGACTATGAATTTTCCGGTTCCATTCAAAATGGTGCTCCAGATGGCATGGTACTTAAGGTGAATGGCAGTATCGTGGATGCAATTGCCTGGGAAGGGGAGATGAACGACCCTGATGGGAATGCCATGGAGAGTTTGGAGGGTGATTTTTCAGGTATCGATTCCTCAGCCAGTAGAATTGGTGTTGACGGTTCTCCCTGGGAATACGGTCCTTTTTCACCTGGTGCCATAAACACCAATCAGACCTTTGATCCCACAGTCAATTATCCACCTTCAGCCAATGCTGGACCAGATCAATCAGTGGAAAGTGGTGCCAACGTTACTCTGGATGGAACCGCCAGTGCAGATGCAGATGGAACCATTGCCAGCTACCTCTGGGAACAAACTTCCGGTTCCACAGTAACGCTGACCGGTGCTACAACAGCAAGCGCCAGTTTTGTGGTCCCCACAGTGACAGAGACTACAAGCTGGGGTTTTTCCCTGACTGTCACGGATGATGATGGTGCTACTGACACAGATGAGGTAGTTATCTCAGTCCAGATCAGCGCATCCATGACCATTCTGGAAGCACGTGGACAGGCCCTGGGAACGCTAATCACAATCACTGGATTGGTAAATAGTGTAAATTTTTCTAGCAGCGGTTCTGAATACACCGTTGAAGATGCCACTGCTGGTATCGACATGTATTTCTCTGGTGGCGTATTGGATCTTGGTCTGGGTGATGAGATCACTGTAACTGGAGAAACTGCTGAATACAGCGGCAAATATGAAATCATCCCAGCCACATCAGGTGATATTGTTGTCAATAGTACCGGGAATACCCTTCCTGACCCACAGGTGATTACAGCTGCTGAACTGGCCAGCAATGGTGAGAACTACGAGAGTGAATTAATACAGATCAATGCTGTAAGTAATGCAGGTACTGGAGAATCATGGCCAGCCTCAGGCGCAAATGCAAACGTGGATATTTCTGATGCCTCTGGATCAACGGTGATGCGTATTGACAAGGAAACGGAGATCGATGGTTCTTCAGAACCAGTTTGGCCCATGGATGTAATCGGTGTGGTCTCAGAGTTTAATGGGACCTATCAGATCTTACCCCGTCTACTCTCAGATTTTATCTCAGATATCGTGACACCTAGCTTCTCAAATGAAACCCATTCACCTGAATTCGCCACATCTGCCAGTGAGATCACAATAACTATTGATATTGTTCCTGGAGACGAGACACAAAGCATTAGCTCTGCAGTGATTATGTATGGAACTGATGGCACGCTCCTGAATGAAAGCGAAATGTGGCTGGACAATGGCAATACCTGGATGGGAATCATTCCAGCCCAGGCAGCCAATACCTTCCTGGAGTATGAGATTATTGCCACAACCAATGATGGTAGCCAGTTCGACTCCTGGACATACGAGCTGGCCATTGCCTCATCTCAAATCACCACGATTGCCTCCATTCAAGCCAATCCTGTAATTGGAGAGGTGGTAACAGTTGAAGGTGTCCTGACTATTGGTTCTGGTTTGCTTCAATCAGGTCTCACCAAAGCCTATATCCAGGATGCTTCTGGTCGTGGAATCAATCTTTTCCATTATGATGAATTGGCGCTAAATCGTGGCGATATGATCAAGGCAGTTGGTGTGGTTGATGTGTATCTCTCAACCGTTGAGATCAAAGATTTTTCATACCAGCTTATTTCCACAGGCAATGCCTTGCCAAATCCCGTTACGCTCACACCTGGTGAGGCCAACGAGACTGAATACGAAGGAACCTGGCTCAAAATAACTGGTACTGTCACAGACACTTGGTCAGCAGGGGGTGGTCAAAATGTTCTGGTTGGTGATGGATCGGACACCTGTGTGGTTCGAATCTGGGAAACAACAGGGGTAGATGTCACGCCACTTACCGTGGGCACAGAATGGTCATTCCTGGGTGTTGAAAGTCAGTATAATAGTGTTTTCCAACTTCTTGTAGCCTATGATGCTGATATCATAAGCACCAGTGACATTGACGTGATAGATACGAAACCTTCACAGTTTGCCCTGAATCCAGCTTATCCAAATCCTTTTAACCCCTCCACAACTTTGAGCTGGAATCTGGACTCAACTTCAGAGGTGATGTTGCGGGTTATGGATGTGAAAGGCCGCGAGGTGGCCCGATTGACTGAAGGCAACAGTGGCCCTGGACAGTTCTCAATGTCATGGGATGCCTCCGAATTAAGTTCAGGAGTATATTTTATTCAGTTGATTACCCCAGGTGAATCAGCCATTCAGAAGGTCATGCTGCTGAAATAG